Proteins encoded in a region of the Quercus lobata isolate SW786 chromosome 8, ValleyOak3.0 Primary Assembly, whole genome shotgun sequence genome:
- the LOC115958249 gene encoding uncharacterized protein LOC115958249 isoform X1 produces MKTKDHGERSLLIHRSDSKIVSEKRGSAGFEEKCDLSRKRIKMRDLESVCRSEGINVHFQKSLKNKEFGDQSPFGEEEMSQVTEVPVTSDLDASQAEKTGNNLFPIAVNLAHGPLDLNAEACAAKHSVFNDTQKCAENSGKLSLLQNHGRENNNICVTSRGISLDLNAEDVSSSVNQDTSYPFKIHEHSKSRDVSECGSTVEGDEDPLRRWREMKQNGFLSSSHGGIPMPKQRTRKSKSDVIKKKMELAKREQVDRFTKIAAPSGLLNGLNPGIINHVRNKKQVHSIIEALVRSEKLENGKVGSKHAAQLNSESTEAANRKDLENVDDSGTQEVSFSHDDGSLCSLSGIRHTRGYPVAMSKSGTGGHCDPSMVERICGKTCDSDSTLVSQDYMLELKLSSSNQASENAGPLPNEESAANFASSIKAADVASQWLELLHQDIKGRLSALRRSKKRVRAVITTELPFLMSKEFSFNQEKENSTDKFSNSASADMHHARWSTMFDQMEKALTEEEKQLESWLNQVKEMQLHCDQGLQHVHWNVPFGLKLLGASEIDPRSRKVDSSERELAVMAAAASIYSTSNFLLSENVCCF; encoded by the exons ATGAAAACGAAGGATCATGGGGAGCGTTCTTTATTGATACACAGATCGGATTCAAAG ATTGTGAGTGAGAAGCGGGGCAGCGCTGGATTCGAAGAAAAATGTGATCTTTCTCGTAAGCGGATTAAAATGCGAGATCTTGAATCAGTGTGTAGGTCTGAAG GAATCAATGTccattttcaaaaatcattgaaaaacaaagagtTTGGTGATCAGTCTCCATTTGGTGAAGAAGAGATGTCCCAAGTTACCGAGGTGCCTGTAACATCTGACTTGGATGCTTCTCAAGCTGAGAAAACTGGAAATAACTTATTTCCAATAGCAGTCAATCTTGCCCATGGACCACTAGATCTCAATGCTGAAGCCTGTGCTGCCAAACATTCTGTCTTCAATGATACTCAGAAATGCGCTGAGAATTCTGGCAAACTATCTTTGCTTCAGAACCATGggagagaaaataacaatatttgTGTAACCTCCAGAGGCATTAGCTTGGATCTTAATGCAGAAGATGTCTCTAGCTCTGTGAACCAGGACACATCTTATCCTTTCAAAATTCATGAACATTCAAAGTCAAGAGATGTCTCTGAGTGTGGGAGTACCGTGGAGGGAGATGAAGATCCACTACGGCGTTGGAGGGAGATGAAGCAAAATGGTTTTCTCTCATCTTCTCATGGAGGCATACCAATGCCAAAGCAACGGACAAGGAAAAGCAAAAGTGATGTGATCAAGAAAAAGATGGAGCTTGCAAAGAGAGAACAAGTGGACCGGTTCACTAAGATTGCTGCTCCTAGTGGATTGCTCAATGGATTGAACCCTGGGATTATAAACcatgtgagaaacaaaaaacagGTCCACTCCATTATTGAGGCCCTTGTGAGGTCTGAAAAACTCGAAAATGGCAAGGTTGGAAGCAAACATGCAGCTCAGCTAAATAGTGAAAGTACAGAAGCTGCCAACAGAAAGGACCTGGAAAATGTGGATGATTCAGGAACACAAGAAGTCAGCTTTTCTCATGATGATGGATCGTTATGTTCTTTGTCTGGGATCAGGCATACAAGAGGATATCCTGTAGCAATGAGTAAATCAGGCACAGGTGGACATTGTGATCCAAGTATGGTAGAGAGGATTTGTGGTAAAACTTGTGACTCAGACTCCACCCTTGTCAGTCAAGACTACATGCTAGAGCTGAAGTTATCATCATCAAATCAGGCATCCGAGAATGCTGGCCCTTTGCCTAATGAGGAATCAGCAGCAAACTTTGCCAGCTCTATAAAGG cTGCTGATGTTGCTTCTCAATGGTTGGAACTTCTTCATCAAGATATTAAAGGACGCCTTTCAG CATTGCGGCGTAGTAAGAAGAGAGTTCGAGCTGTAATTACTACAGAGTTGCCTTTCCTGATGTCAAAAGAATTCTCATTTAATCAGGAGAAAGAGAACTCTACTGATAAATTTTCTAATAGCGCGAGTGCTGACATGCATCATGCAAGATGGAGCACAATGTTTGATCAGATGGAGAAAGCACTTACTGAAGAAGAGAAACAACTT GAAAGTTGGTTGAACCAAGTAAAAGAAATGCAGCTGCATTGTGACCAAGGCCTGCAACATGTCCACTGGAATgtgccttttggtttgaaactGCTCGGAGCATCAGAAATTGACCCCAG ATCAAGAAAAGTGGATAGCTCAGAAAGGGAACTAGCAGTTATGGCTGCTGCAGCTTCCATTTACTCGAcatccaattttttattgtcaGAGAATGTATGCTGTTTCTGA
- the LOC115958249 gene encoding uncharacterized protein LOC115958249 isoform X2, producing MSQVTEVPVTSDLDASQAEKTGNNLFPIAVNLAHGPLDLNAEACAAKHSVFNDTQKCAENSGKLSLLQNHGRENNNICVTSRGISLDLNAEDVSSSVNQDTSYPFKIHEHSKSRDVSECGSTVEGDEDPLRRWREMKQNGFLSSSHGGIPMPKQRTRKSKSDVIKKKMELAKREQVDRFTKIAAPSGLLNGLNPGIINHVRNKKQVHSIIEALVRSEKLENGKVGSKHAAQLNSESTEAANRKDLENVDDSGTQEVSFSHDDGSLCSLSGIRHTRGYPVAMSKSGTGGHCDPSMVERICGKTCDSDSTLVSQDYMLELKLSSSNQASENAGPLPNEESAANFASSIKAADVASQWLELLHQDIKGRLSALRRSKKRVRAVITTELPFLMSKEFSFNQEKENSTDKFSNSASADMHHARWSTMFDQMEKALTEEEKQLESWLNQVKEMQLHCDQGLQHVHWNVPFGLKLLGASEIDPRSRKVDSSERELAVMAAAASIYSTSNFLLSENVCCF from the exons ATGTCCCAAGTTACCGAGGTGCCTGTAACATCTGACTTGGATGCTTCTCAAGCTGAGAAAACTGGAAATAACTTATTTCCAATAGCAGTCAATCTTGCCCATGGACCACTAGATCTCAATGCTGAAGCCTGTGCTGCCAAACATTCTGTCTTCAATGATACTCAGAAATGCGCTGAGAATTCTGGCAAACTATCTTTGCTTCAGAACCATGggagagaaaataacaatatttgTGTAACCTCCAGAGGCATTAGCTTGGATCTTAATGCAGAAGATGTCTCTAGCTCTGTGAACCAGGACACATCTTATCCTTTCAAAATTCATGAACATTCAAAGTCAAGAGATGTCTCTGAGTGTGGGAGTACCGTGGAGGGAGATGAAGATCCACTACGGCGTTGGAGGGAGATGAAGCAAAATGGTTTTCTCTCATCTTCTCATGGAGGCATACCAATGCCAAAGCAACGGACAAGGAAAAGCAAAAGTGATGTGATCAAGAAAAAGATGGAGCTTGCAAAGAGAGAACAAGTGGACCGGTTCACTAAGATTGCTGCTCCTAGTGGATTGCTCAATGGATTGAACCCTGGGATTATAAACcatgtgagaaacaaaaaacagGTCCACTCCATTATTGAGGCCCTTGTGAGGTCTGAAAAACTCGAAAATGGCAAGGTTGGAAGCAAACATGCAGCTCAGCTAAATAGTGAAAGTACAGAAGCTGCCAACAGAAAGGACCTGGAAAATGTGGATGATTCAGGAACACAAGAAGTCAGCTTTTCTCATGATGATGGATCGTTATGTTCTTTGTCTGGGATCAGGCATACAAGAGGATATCCTGTAGCAATGAGTAAATCAGGCACAGGTGGACATTGTGATCCAAGTATGGTAGAGAGGATTTGTGGTAAAACTTGTGACTCAGACTCCACCCTTGTCAGTCAAGACTACATGCTAGAGCTGAAGTTATCATCATCAAATCAGGCATCCGAGAATGCTGGCCCTTTGCCTAATGAGGAATCAGCAGCAAACTTTGCCAGCTCTATAAAGG cTGCTGATGTTGCTTCTCAATGGTTGGAACTTCTTCATCAAGATATTAAAGGACGCCTTTCAG CATTGCGGCGTAGTAAGAAGAGAGTTCGAGCTGTAATTACTACAGAGTTGCCTTTCCTGATGTCAAAAGAATTCTCATTTAATCAGGAGAAAGAGAACTCTACTGATAAATTTTCTAATAGCGCGAGTGCTGACATGCATCATGCAAGATGGAGCACAATGTTTGATCAGATGGAGAAAGCACTTACTGAAGAAGAGAAACAACTT GAAAGTTGGTTGAACCAAGTAAAAGAAATGCAGCTGCATTGTGACCAAGGCCTGCAACATGTCCACTGGAATgtgccttttggtttgaaactGCTCGGAGCATCAGAAATTGACCCCAG ATCAAGAAAAGTGGATAGCTCAGAAAGGGAACTAGCAGTTATGGCTGCTGCAGCTTCCATTTACTCGAcatccaattttttattgtcaGAGAATGTATGCTGTTTCTGA
- the LOC115955611 gene encoding U-box domain-containing protein 62-like, whose amino-acid sequence MSSEEIGMVPSQSHSNGLNSQLVFEYSSSSAAAAAASAPPQHHHQRRVGLQDHPKTTRELSGYIDDKLFFTTPQPPSTTDFRRNNNSLFAHRRQWDGNGGGATTPSSDEDDDDDDVDDDDDDDEGDDGDPDGEVERLVVGVDETNNNNNSNNNNDNAGNKVNNTNVNANANSGSGSVHGAADKLGNGKAKHHSAFGSSREILGKDGNVGQSANDAMSENHHQQQQGRLVSYQNAVTIAEPDGELYYSQYLQGTETASASGHKDVVMDNGCGFSGRRDVSCSSESGESLRAILSDPVNGALMDDAMILPCGHSFGGGGIQHVTRMKVCYTCSHSVSEDSIAPNLSLRAAVQAFRREEELQFYRSSKRRRERFDQDKGGYGDSTLMDPPRGRGVQFPFAVTDRVIIKGNKRTPQRFVGREAIVTTQCLNGWYVVKTLDNAESVKLQYRSLSKVPDDPSSKTMSSKMAPNWL is encoded by the exons ATGTCCTCCGAAGAAATAGGAATGGTCCCCTCTCAGTCTCACTCCAACGGTCTTAACTCCCAACTTGTCTTCGAATATTCCTCTTcctccgccgccgccgccgctgCCTCCGCCCCACCTCAGCATCATCACCAGCGCCGCGTCGGACTCCAGGACCACCCCAAGACCACCCGCGAGCTCTCCGGTTACATCGACGACAAGCTCTTCTTCACCACCCCTCAGCCCCCCTCCACCACTGACTTCCGCCGCAACAACAACAGCTTGTTCGCTCATCGCCGTCAGTGGGACGGTAACGGCGGCGGAGCCACCACTCCCAGCTCCGATGaagacgacgacgacgacgacgttgatgatgatgacgacgaCGATGAGGGCGATGACGGTGACCCTGATGGCGAGGTTGAACGACTAGTCGTTGGGGTTGAtgaaaccaacaacaacaacaacagtaaTAACAATAACGACAACGCTGGCAATAAGGTTAATAATACTAATGTTAATGCTAATGCTAATAGTGGTAGTGGCAGTGTGCATGGTGCTGCAGACAAACTGGGAAATGGGAAAGCCAAGCACCATTCCGCTTTTG GGTCGAGTAGAGAGATTTTGGGGAAAGATGGGAATGTGGGTCAGTCTGCAAATGACGCCATGAGCGAGAATCATCATCAGCAGCAGCAAGGAAGGCTTGTGAGTTACCAAAATGCGGTAACTATTGCGGAGCCTGATGGGGAGTTGTATTATTCTCAGTATTTGCAGGGTACTGAGACTGCTTCTGCTTCTGGGCACAAGGATGTAGTTATGGACAATGGTTGTGGGTTTAGTGGGAGAAGGGATGTTTCGTGTTCAAGTGAGTCAGGAGAGTCTCTGAGGGCTATTCTCTCAGACCCTGTCAA TGGAGCTCTTATGGATGATGCAATGATATTGCCTTGTGGACATTCCTTTGGTGGTGGGGGAATACAGCATGTTACTAGAATG AAAGTTTGCTACACTTGTTCTCACTCAGTTTCAGAAGACTCAATAGCTCCAAATCTCT CTCTGCGAGCTGCTGTGCAGGCATTCCGCCGGGAAGAAGAGTTACAGTTTTATCGCTCatccaaaagaagaagagaaaggttTGACCAG gACAAGGGTGGTTATGGTGATTCAACTCTCATGGATCCTCCTAGGGGTAGAGGTGTACAATTTCCATTTGCAGTGACAGACAGGGTTATTATAAAG GGAAACAAAAGGACACCACAGCGCTTTGTTGGACGTGAGGCTATTGTAACAACACAATGCTTGAATGGATG GTATGTCGTGAAGACATTGGACAATGCAGAGAGTGTAAAATTGCAATATCGCTCACTCTCTAAGGTTCCAGATGACCCATCCTCAAAGACAATGTCAAGCAAGATGGCTCCAAACTGGCTCTAG
- the LOC115955578 gene encoding probable LRR receptor-like serine/threonine-protein kinase IRK — MLALLRMKRQLSLLSLLLLLLLLAVIPAVVRSLSPSLNDDVLGLIVLKADIQDPKGKLVSWNEDDDSPCNWVGVKCNPRSNRVSELNLDGFSLSGHIGRGLLQLQSLRKLSLAKNNLTGTITPNIARLDSLRVLDLSENGLSGAIPEDFFRQCGSLRVISLAKNKLSGKIPDSLSSCSTLASINFSSNKFSGSLPSGIWSLNGLRSLDLSDNSLEGEIPKGIEGSNNLRAINLGKNQFSGKVPDGIGSCLLLRFIDLSENSFSGTLPETLQKLSLCNYLNLHMNSFTGEVPDWIGEMKSLETLDFSSNSFSGQLPSSIGNLQSLKVLNFAANGFTGTLPESMVNCKNLVVLDLSHNSLKGDLPAWIFKSGLQEVSLSEKKLSGSMNSPLASSVGSSLEILDLSHNAFSGEIASSVGALRSLQFLSLSKNFLVGPIPVSIGELKALNNLDLSENQLNGSIPLEIGGVVSLNELRLEKNFLWGQVPTSIEHCSSLTTLIVSQNRLSGYIPIAVAKLTNLQNVDLSFNNLSGSLPKQLANLPHLLTFNISHNNLQGELPAGGFFNTISPFSVTGNPSLCGSAVNKSCPAVLPKPIVLNPNSSSDSTSSSLPPNIVHKRIILSISALIAIGAAAVIVVGVIAITVLNLHVRSSAARSAAVLTLSAGDEFSHSPTTDANSGKLVMFSGDPDFSTGAHALLNKDCELGRGGFGAVYRTVLRDGHPVAIKKLTVSSLVKSQEDFEREVKKLGKVRHPNLVALEGYYWTPSLQLLICEFVSGGSLHKHIHEGLGGNFLSWNERFNIILGTAKSLAHLHQLNIIHYNIKSSNVLIDSTGEPKVGDFGLARLLPMLDRYVLSSKIQSALGYMAPEFACRTVKITEKCDVYGFGVLVLEVVTGKRPVEYMEDDVVVLCDMVRGALEEGRVEECVDGRLQGNFPAEEAIPVMKLGLICTSQVPSNRPDMGEVVNILELIRCPSEGQEELE; from the exons ATGCTAGCATTGTTGAGAATGAAACGCCAACTCAGTTTGTTGtcgttgttgttgctgttgctgttgctggCTGTAATACCAGCTGTTGTGAGATCTCTGAGTCCATCATTAAACGACGACGTGCTGGGGCTCATTGTGTTGAAGGCTGATATCCAAGATCCGAAGGGAAAGCttgtgtcttggaatgaagACGATGATAGTCCTTGTAACTGGGTTGGTGTGAAATGCAACCCTAGATCCAACAGGGTCTCCGAGCTCAACCTCGATGGCTTTTCTCTTTCAGGTCATATAGGCCGAGGCCTTCTCCAACTCCAATCTCTGCGCAAGCTATCTTTGGCCAAAAACAATCTCACCGGAACCATAACCCCCAACATTGCACGGCTGGACAGTCTTCGAGTGCTCGATTTGAGTGAGAATGGCCTATCTGGAGCTATACCAGAGGATTTCTTTAGGCAATGTGGGTCTCTACGAGTCATTTCATTGGCCAAGAACAAGCTCTCTGGGAAGATACCAGACAGTTTGAGCTCGTGTTCAACTCTTGCGTCTATTAACTTTTCGTCGAATAAGTTTTCGGGGTCTTTACCATCTGGGATTTGGTCTTTGAATGGGCTTAGATCGTTGGATTTATCGGATAACTCCTTGGAGGGTGAGATTCCAAAGGGGATTGAAGGTTCGAATAATTTGAGAGCCATTAACTTGGGTAAGAACCAGTTCTCTGGGAAGGTTCCTGATGGCATTGGAAGTTGTTTGCTTTTGAGGTTCATTGATCTTAGTGAGAATTCATTTTCCGGGACCCTTCCAGAGACATTGCAGAAGCTTTCATTGTGTAATTATCTTAATTTGCACATGAATTCTTTTACTGGTGAGGTTCCTGATTGGATTGGAGAAATGAAAAGCCTTGAAACTTTGGACTTTTCGTCCAATAGTTTTTCTGGTCAGCTCCCATCTTCAATAGGGAATCTTCAGTCGTTGAAGGTTTTGAATTTTGCCGCCAATGGTTTTACAGGAACCTTGCCGGAGTCCATGGTTAATTGCAAAAACCTTGTGGTCTTAGATCTCAGCCATAATTCGTTGAAGGGTGATCTTCCTGCGTGGATTTTCAAGTCAGGATTACAAGAAGTTTCGCTTTCGGAGAAGAAACTGAGTGGAAGCATGAATAGTCCTTTAGCTTCGTCAGTGGGGAGCTCACTTGAAATCTTGGATTTGTCCCACAATGCATTTTCTGGTGAAATTGCATCTTCAGTTGGGGCTTTGAGAAGCTTGCAGTTCTTGAGTCTGTCTAAGAACTTTCTTGTTGGTCCTATTCCAGTGTCAATTGGAGAGTTGAAGGCCCTGAATAATCTTGATTTGAGTGAGAATCAGCTGAATGGAAGTATTCCACTGGAAATTGGAGGAGTTGTTTCTTTGAATGAACTGAGGCTGGAGAAAAACTTTCTATGGGGGCAGGTTCCAACTTCAATTGAGCACTGTTCTTCTTTAACAACGTT GATTGTATCTCAGAACAGATTGAGTGGCTATATACCTATAGCAGTAGCCAAACTTACAAACTTACAGAATGTGGACTTGTCCTTTAACAACCTTTCTGGAAGCTTACCCAAGCAATTGGCCAACCTTCCCCACCTTCTCACCTTCAATATTTCTCACAATAATCTCCAGGGTGAATTACCTGCTGGTGGTTTTTTCAACACCATCTCCCCTTTCTCTGTCACTGGAAACCCGTCTCTTTGTGGTTCTGCGGTCAATAAGTCTTGCCCTGCGGTACTTCCCAAACCCATTGTCCTCAATCCTAACTCCTCTTCTGATTCCACATCTAGTTCATTACCTCCAAATATTGTTCACAAAAGAATTATCCTCAGCATTTCCGCACTCATCGCCATTGGAGCAGCTGCAGTCATTGTCGTTGGTGTTATTGCCATCACTGTACTTAATCTCCATGTTAGGTCATCCGCAGCTAGATCTGCAGCTGTTCTTACATTATCTGCTGGGGATGAGTTTAGCCATTCTCCCACTACAGATGCCAATTCTGGCAAGCTTGTAATGTTTTCTGGTGACCCTGATTTCAGCACAGGAGCACATGCTTTGCTCAACAAGGACTGTGAGCTTGGCCGTGGTGGTTTTGGAGCAGTGTACCGGACTGTTCTTCGAGATGGGCACCCAGTTGCAATAAAGAAGCTCACTGTCTCAAGTCTTGTCAAGTCTCAAGAAGATTTTGAAAGAGAAGTTAAGAAACTGGGGAAGGTCAGGCACCCTAATCTTGTGGCACTTGAAGGTTATTACTGGACACCATCATTACAGCTCCTCATATGTGAGTTTGTCTCTGGTGGTAGTTTGCATAAACACATCCATGAAGGATTAGGTGGAAACTTCCTCTCATGGAATGAGAGGTTCAATATAATTCTTGGGACAGCAAAAAGCTTGGCTCACTTGCATCAATTGAACATAATTCATTACAATATAAAATCAAGTAATGTCCTGATTGACAGCACTGGTGAACCTAAAGTTGGAGATTTTGGTCTAGCAAGATTGTTGCCAATGCTTGACCGTTACGTTTTAAGCAGCAAGATTCAGAGTGCTTTAGGGTACATGGCACCTGAGTTTGCCTGTAGAACTGTAAAGATAACTGAGAAGTGTGATGTGTATGGATTTGGGGTTTTAGTTCTGGAGGTGGTTACTGGGAAAAGGCCTGTGGAGTACATGGAAGATGATGTCGTGGTGCTCTGTGACATGGTTAGAGGAGCACTGGAGGAAGGCAGGGTGGAGGAATGTGTTGATGGGAGGCTTCAGGGTAACTTCCCGGCTGAGGAGGCGATTCCTGTAATGAAGTTGGGGTTGATATGCACATCGCAAGTGCCATCAAACCGGCCAGACATGGGAGAGGTAGTTAATATATTGGAACTCATCAGATGCCCTTCAGAAGGCCAAGAGGAATTGGAATGA
- the LOC115957394 gene encoding aminoacyl tRNA synthase complex-interacting multifunctional protein 1, whose protein sequence is MAANGSFNLDRNQKIVLSLCKHLSLDPKILSDDVKENDIKSLYLNILKSSGAPLNDNDEVMKWITFAESFPLDSKSCFGVLSGLNDDLAQKSVLLGNGLKPSEADVIVFAVLHPLLIGLPNAEKEKLPHVLRWVDYIQNKEDFGELFEKILLEKAKFEPQGATNTVKVEVDSDAKKTSQSTKSADKSQNTKSADKSEAAMNPKKRDAGKKATQDKEVTQEKKKSSETEAVEKDKDISVSLLNIQVGLIHKAWKHPSADSLLVEEIDVGDAKPRQVVSGLAKFCNPDDLKNRRVVLITNVKPGKLRDVMSEGLVLCASNEDHTIVEPLLPPEGAKIGERISFSGIDGKPEDVLNPKKKQLEKITPHLFTDDKGVATFKGIPFMTSGGPCTSSIPKASIK, encoded by the exons ATGGCCGCGAATGGAAGCTTCAATCTCGATAGAAATCAAAAGATAGTGTTATCTCTTTGTAAACACCTTTCCTTAGATCCT AAAATTTTGTCGGATGATGTCAAGGAAAATGATATCAAGAGCTTGTACTTGAACATATTGAAGTCATCTGGGGCCCCTTTGAATGACAATGATGAG GTGATGAAGTGGATAACCTTTGCAGAGAGTTTTCCTTTAGATTCTAAGTCATGCTTTGGAGTTCTCAGTGGATTAAATGACGACTTGGCTCAAAAGTCTGTACTATTGGGCAATGGATTAAAACCCTCAGAAGCTGATGTTATTGTGTTTGCAGTACTACATCCTTTGTTg ATTGGCCTTCCAAAtgcagaaaaggaaaaattaccACATGTGTTGAGATGGGTGGATTACATCCAG AACAAGGAGGACTTTGGGGAATTATTTGAGAAGATATTGCTTGAAAAGGCTAAATTTGAGCCACAG GGAGCAACAAATACAGTGAAGGTGGAAGTAGATTCAGATGCAAAAAAGACATCGCAAAGTACCAAAAGTGCAGATAAATCGCAAAATACCAAAAGTGCAGATAAGTCGGAGGCAGCTATGAATCCAAAGAAAAGAGATGCTGGG aaaaaggcCACACAAGATAAAGAAGTTacacaggaaaagaaaaagtcatCTGAAACAGAAGCAGTTGAGAAAGACAAAGATATTAGTGTCAGTTTGCTTAATATACAGGTTGGTCTTATTCACAAGGCATGGAAACATCCATCTGCTGACAG TTTGCTTGTCGAGGAGATAGATGTTGGAGATGCTAAACCACGTCAGGTGGTTAGTGGTTTGGCCAAGTTTTGTAATCCAGATGATTTAAAG AACCGGCGTGTTGTATTGATTACAAATGTGAAACCTGGAAAGCTACGAGATGTGATGTCAGAAGGACTG GTGCTATGTGCTTCTAATGAAGATCATACAATTGTAGAGCCTTTGCTCCCTCCTGAAGGGGCCAAAATTGGGGAGCGCATTTCATTTTCTGG GATTGACGGAAAGCCAGAAGATGTCcttaacccaaaaaagaaacagtTGGAAAAGATAACGCCG CATCTTTTCACTGATGACAAGGGTGTGGCCACTTTTAAGGGAATCCCATTTATGACTTCTGGTGGACCATGTACATCATCCATTCCCAAGGCAAGCATAAAGTAA